The nucleotide sequence tttacactaaagttatataaaaatgaacaaaaatgtttagaagtgagtaggttttcgagatttgtgactgtaatgtaaatcgctttcatgtatcagcccacaaatatagtctcccatcatgttttcgttgtacgctcccaggtcacaaaaaaaagtttgaagagaaaaataagccTTTTCCGTTTACgttaggcataagaaattgggaaataaaactttctgctcaggaacaagaaaaagtaaaaatgttgttacatggtgttatcgCTACTTAATCGAGGTCATTGATTacgaagttttgtatttttagttttacattgaACTTTATCATCACATAAACTGTGGTTAGGTGATTTTCAGTATCTTTAAGTGAAAAGTATACCTTAATTACTGATCACAAGTGATTaccaaaatatatgtttatttgtccttttttttttcaaatttcgcgcaaagctatatgagagctatctgtgctagtcgtccctaatttagtaatgtaagactaaaaaagaaggcggctagtcatcactacccaccaccaactcttgtaccaatgaatagtgagattgacgtaTCCACGACTAAAAGTGCAAGCAGGTGACACGGAAATTCGAACTCGTGAATCAcagattgcgagttaagcgccctaaccatctggccatgcagagccTATAAGaaggtatttattaaaattagaaattaaatataattgtttctttaattaggAGTTGTGTTTTcgcaaattaaaaaataacgcTGATTTTGAGTcgtcttaaaatgttttatttgttttttagtctTTCGATGGGACAGCGGAAAGTCCTCgcactttcaacgctaaaatctgggattcgatttTTCGCGATAGACAGAGTAGATAGGAAAccaactaattgtttgttttttaatttcgcgcaaagctactcgagggctgtctgcgctagccatcaccactcactgctaactcttgggctactcttttaccagcgaatagtgggactgaccgtcacattataacgcccccacggctgaaagagcaagcatgttcagtgcgaccgagattcgaacccgagaccctcagattacgagtcgaacgccttaacccacctggccatgccgggcccgaaaccAACTAACAaaccaaatttgttttttatactaaGCTACCTATGACTAGCTGTcgctattcctaattttgaaccatGCCACTCATCATCCACGCTAGGTGACtcactgtcattcttataacgcacccacaccTTTTAAAGTGcggataatattttataatacccaTGGATTAGAAACGGGATTCCCAATTCCCAATACTCTGTGCTACAGGGCCAACTCACGTCCTTAAGAGATAATACAAACAAACCTGGTCGTCCacttcatcacaaggagttatttcCTTCCACAGTGTTATCCTATTGGCGAGGTCCACGCGATCTAATGGGAGATCTACTTTGCCCATACAAACGTGCCTGGAATATTGGTCGTAATCATACACCAGTATCTCAAGCGTTCGTTCTCGTAGCTCTGCTGGAGAAACATCAAACACGAAGTCTTCTTCAAAGTGGGGGTTGAGAGTTTTACGACGGACACTGCTTTTCCGAACATCCCTACTGTCTGGAAGCAGCCAAATCtgtagagaacaatgtttaaaCGTGAGGCAGTTGTTAAGAGTTTAGTCAAACACAAGACTggatttataataacaaaatcacGAAAGGAATTATTTTGTAAGAACCTTTTGTAAAACGGGTTAGTGTCTGGAACACGCTATTCAAACAACAGAAGTAAACATAGAAAAACTTCAAATGCGAGAAAACTCACAAATAGATAAtacgaaaaaaaataattaatcatgAATCAGATGAAAAACGAGATGCTATGGAATTATTCGTGATTAAGTTATAGACTTTTTTGACAAGATAACCCATGGACGTTACACATCTCCAACAGAGATTCTTAACCCTTCAATTACCAACTTGTTTATTACAGAGATCCTCAACATGTTGCAGCATATTAAAAGAGTTGGGTGGAATTTCTACATAAAATAGCAATAGTTAATGGGATTCATTGGAATGTTTAcgatatttgtttataattgtcatgtAACTTGAGTTTTTAGGAATCCTATAATCCACGAAATTATCGATCAACAAACATTTTGGTACACagataatttagaaaaatatatttatacatgcgAAGGGTAACTTGAGGGTGTAATTGAATTTCTCGCATAAAGTGGGTAGCACCACAACACAATGAAAATTCTAATAAATGGTCATTAACATTCCTGGTtcatgaaaaagagaaaaaaaaaatcgctcGACTTGAGATAGACGTAGACACCAGATCTGAGCACTTTTCAAACAACCAGAGACAAGAATAAgcgtttataataacaaatatgaacatattttgtttaccacTCTCCCTATCTTTTTCGTTTTTGACAGGAACAACATGATTCAAAATAGCTTAATCAGTGGACTACTTCTTAAAATCAATTTGTATGATTGGCAAAAGTTAAGGTTTTggcaattttgaaaatttaaacatatagaaaataaaaatacaccgATTTCTGTAACTGTATATGGTTGTTTCCCTTTTAtttggctaggtggttaagacactcgactcgtaatctgagtgtcgctggttcgaatccccgtcacaccaaacgccctttcagtcgtggggacattataatgtgacattcaatcccactattcgttggtaaaagagtaacccaagagttggtggtggattgttatgactatttgccttccctttagtcttacactgctaaattagggacggtttgcgcagatagccttcgagtagctttgcgcgaaattcaaaaccctCTTATTTTGTCCACCTGTGGCATGGCAGTAATTCTGATGAGttagaacgctagaaactgggtttcaatactcgtggtgggcatagtacagatagcccatagtgtaacTCCTTGATTTTTCTCAACAAGACGTTTATAGTAGGTTTATCTTTCAAGAGAAGCTAGCACGTACTTTTGTTAATAAATCATTCAATACCTCTAATagcaaaacaacaaaaagtaattagGGTTAATGTAGAAAacgtcaatggtcacattaccTTCGCATAACTATAAAATACTTGTGTTCCACTGCGGGGTTCCAACGTACAGGTAAAGTCATTTCATTACCCCTAGTTATATTTTAAGATATCCCCAAGGCGTTCATGCGCGAAAACAAACACCATTTGATCATCCACGTGTGGTATCTGATCACGAATGTCACGTCGGGTCTCACTAGATTGTGAGATAGGTatgaacacagtttcaaacatgAAGCCGCTGGGATCCTGAGAGGGGAATAGGAGTACAAAGTCCGATGCAATATTCGGGTTCATTGACCCTGAAAACCTATTCTTATACTCACTATGACGCCTGAGTGACCTTTCGGGTGCGTTTTAGCCCCTTGTTACCCCTTTGGTAGGAAAGACACAccatacagaaaagaaaaactcCAGACTACCTCGAGTCTATTTGCCGAGTTTGGTCTGGATAGCTCCTAGGCCATAGAAAATATTCGCGGATAAAAACCAAGTAAATTCACAAATGCATCAGGTGAATTAACATAGGATTACGTGCTATCAATGAATAGACGGTACGGGATGGCCAGATGTTTAGAGCGCTAGAcgcataatctgaaggtcgcaagttcgaatccccatcacaccaaacatgctcgccctttcagcgttatatGTGACCATTAAGCCCACTAtctgttcgtaaaagagtagcccaacagttcgcggttggtgatgatgaagagttgtcttccctatagtcttagactgctaaattatggacggctagcacagataaacctcgtgtagctttgggcgaatattaaaaaaaaaccaaacataaACGAACAATACAGGGACAAGGAATACCAAAGTCAATGTTGTTCCGGTTTAGCCAACAAAGATGTATCACAATTTTCAATATTAATCCACAAGCCTAACTTTCGTTTTCGGTAGAGAAACTCTTAGTTTAAACtaagttatatacatattattatctATTCCCCTATAATAACATATTCTACAACTTCTGCTAACAGCGATATATTATTTCTCCCCTTGAGATATTTTTCGTTCTTAtctggcatggcaaggtggttaaggcgctcgactcacaatcttgagggtcacaggttcgaatcttcgtcacaccaaacatgctcgccttttcagccgtagggactttataatgtgacggtcaatcccactgttcgttataAAAGAGTAGGCTAAAAGTTgacggcgagtggtgatgactagctgccttctctctagttttacgttgctacattagggacggctagcacatatagccctcgtgtagctttgcgcgaaattcataaacaaaaaataagtattttctttcttataaagTATGTTcgacattttatattttcatcaaaattggCTAAATTATTTTTTCGGGATATAGTtttgcccttttttttttttttttatatacctttGCGTAAGGATCAGCCGTTCCACTAAAATCACTCGGTATTAAGTCCCGTATCTGGATTAGTCGAACACACAgcaaagaaaattgtgtgttgtAAACCACAGAAAACTGAAGTGAGCCCCTTGACTTATCATTACTTGTGTCGGTAGAAGACGCTGCTTcctataataatgaaaataatttttgtttagaaaTCAGTCTCACTCAAAACAAAATCTGCGATTTAAGTAAGATTTTCTGGGATATTTACCTAGTTGTACACCAAAATTTTAAGATTCCCTTAAATCACATTATTCTAatcatattgttttaaataacaagttGTTCACTCCTAGTGGTTTCACTCCTTGTAAATTCACTCCCTGTAATAATTTATTAGTGTCAAAAAACaatcaacaatgaaaataatatttatttaagtttattaaaagtGATGTAGGTTAAGAGCTATTCCTCGTCAAAGTTGATCTTATTTTCTGGGTTATATCTAACAAGAACCGTTTGTTCTCTTGGTAGGATCTTCAGTAGATGACATGAATCAATAGCCAGCAGCCATTAtgattgtacaaaaaaaaaaattgaaaaaacattGACCTAAAAAAGGTTGGATAAAACGGACCCCTAAGATGAGGTAAAATGTCTCCCATATAATTCATCACAACTGCAATTTAAAATACATGTTGTATCATAATTTAAATGTTCCATGCAGGTATCGAGAACGCCGTGCGCAAGTTGCGTATTAACTAGGACAATGCCGCAAAAGAACATGGGAAAACTAGTGTCCAAAGCTTATTGTGGAAACGTGTCAAGGTGGAGAGTGAAACTGCTGGGAAGTTGGCAAAAGAATAATCGCATATTATAAGAAGGAAAAATCGGGGATTTTAAACTATGTTTCTTTTACGGTGTATTTGACTGTCTATAGTTATCATTACTTAAAATCAACTCAACTGAAATATACTCAACTATTTACTTTGTAACcataacaaaattcaaaatgcatacataaaattaaagtgttctttaaaaaaaaaaagtcaaatctTTATCGTTTATATTCACTCCCGTCCATCAGTACGACATATAGGGGTGATTCCTTTACCAAAGGAAACTTACCTGATGTTTCCCTACTTCTGTTTGACACTTTTCTGACACAGCGTCACTTGATTTAGCCACATTAACATACGTGTAATAAATTCAGTTTCAAAACGACCTCTTTATTTCTCTGCTATGTTATTTGCTCTAGTTTGCAACTACTGAAATTTCATTTCCTCTATTTCCCAGTATTTGCCCCAGTATTTGTTATAGTTTTGaatttactttctttatttgtatggCGCCTTAGAACCCACTATTTGATATATCACAATATTAAACTTAATGTGATCCAACTTGGTATACATGGAAGTCAACGGTGATCTTACTGGACGTAAGGGAAGTGGTGATGATTGAACAACTTACCTCTGTCTGATACATCGCGGTATTAAACTTAGTGTGATCCAACTTGGTATACATGGAAGTCAACCGTGATCTTACTGGACTTGAGGGAAGTGGTGATGGTTGAACGTACTTAATCAGAGGCGAAACTCCCCGTTCAGCAGTAGAAGATCCTATTTGAGATAGGACAAACGGAGAAATCTTGGTTCCCAAAGGAGTAAGGGGAGTACCTGGAACGCTCTCACCTTCAGATAATATGAAGAGTACATGGACTATTCAACAAGAAATCTTCTGGATAAAATAAACgttctttttttctcaaaatagaACAGTGAATAAGAAAAGAAACTGCAACAACACATATAAGaggtttacatatatatacgaACACTGGTTTCagaatattgttttcagtttagTTCTCGTCTTGtcttatcttgtttgtttgatttacagCGAAGACACAGAGTGCTATTGCTTTGTCCAATGAGGGGTACTGAATTTCGGATTTTAGCGCTGTCCCTtcttgtcggcccggcatggccaagcgtgttaaggcgtgcgactcgtaatctgagggtcgcgggttcgcatccccgtcgcgccaaacatgctcgacctcccaaCTTTTgcgctactcttgtaccaacgaatagtgggagtggccaaacattataacgccccaatggctgaaagagcaagtacgtttggtgtaacggagattcaaaccctcgactctcagattacgtgcctagcgccttaactacctggctatgccggtccattatttttttttgttgtttttttataagattCACTTACGAAGAGTTATGTGTTGGGTTGAGGTAATGGTGCTAGAGGTACTCAgttaacaacagttaataatGGATTAATCAACAGTTCAATGAGTGCGTTGGTTCACTTGTATTCAAATTCATCGATCTTATGATTGGTAGACGATAACTAGATAGTATTTGTTCTAAGAAATAGCAATGATTCAATACCTTGAGATTTATTGGCAATGGTATTCACAAAGGACTGAAGTTGTCAAAAGAGAAGTATgagttgttaaataaaaaatattttaatgagaaaCAAACTCGATATCTGATGTTTCATATCATTTTGTTAAATTTGCAATTATTTCGATTTTTGGAATAATCTTTTGTGCAAAAACTAATACTCTGATTTACAAGAAGGGAAACTTGTATGAAAGAACTGacatttaaaaagataaaatttcgTATAAAGTTCCGAACATGTTGTATAAAAATCTACGAATGTGACTTGGCTTTTAGCGTCAGCTCTCACTGCACGTGTAGCGCGTAGATGTCTTGAAAAGTCACAAGAAAGGAACGTTTAATTTTATCTTACCGCTATAATCTGCAGTTACTTCATCTACAGCGCCCTCTTTATGCACACCATAAGGAACCCAGAAGTTTCCAGAGGCTGCGCTTGGTGGCCCATCTGAACCTTGAGGCCGGAAAAACCTCGAAACACCAGATGTTGTCGTCAATTGCGTCACTTCCGTTGCACTGCTAATACTACCTGTTTCGGTAGATGTTGAAGGTAGAACTTTCTCGGTTTCTTCTGCCACAGCAAGGTTTAATTTTTCGAACCAGTTTAACTTGTAGCGTTTCGAACAAAGAACGTAAAAGAGGATTCCAATCAAAATtgcaagaaacaaagaaatacaggTGTATACAGCCGCAGAAGTGGCGGTTGAAAGACCACCCATACTTGATGACGTCATAACGCTACAATTTAGCGCTTTCTGGTAAGGAAATGGGACTGTCGCTTCAAACGAAATATCTTCtctctgaaaaaaaatcaaaattatttcaaaattaataaaacgtatAATATTGGATTTATAGAGCTTAAGAGTTTACTTTTACTTTGGTAAGTTGTTGTGCTACATTCACCTAAAACTTACATCTTGACCGTTCTTTACTTAGTTTGCAACTTTTAAATGCGTTAATGAAAGTATATTTCACAATATGTCATATTCGATATATAGTAAGATCTATAACTATCAGCattctcttaattttatcaagttAACAGTTGTTAAGGTAACCTTAGAGGTAAATAAGAGGAAAGCGTCGTATCGACAATTGTTATGGTAGCAGTGAGAAAAAAAGGACATAAAAGTAAACGCCGTGGGAATGTTTTCACTTTATTGAGTGAAAATGAGCTTCAATAAACACTGTCACGTGCC is from Tachypleus tridentatus isolate NWPU-2018 chromosome 2, ASM421037v1, whole genome shotgun sequence and encodes:
- the LOC143242560 gene encoding synaptotagmin-5-like isoform X3; the protein is MTSSSMGGLSTATSAAVYTCISLFLAILIGILFYVLCSKRYKLNWFEKLNLAVAEETEKVLPSTSTETGSISSATEVTQLTTTSGVSRFFRPQGSDGPPSAASGNFWVPYGVHKEGAVDEVTADYSGESVPGTPLTPLGTKISPFVLSQIGSSTAERGVSPLIKYVQPSPLPSSPVRSRLTSMYTKLDHTKFNTAMYQTEEAASSTDTSNDKSRGSLQFSVVYNTQFSLLCVRLIQIRDLIPSDFSGTADPYAKIWLLPDSRDVRKSSVRRKTLNPHFEEDFVFDVSPAELRERTLEILVYDYDQYSRHVCMGKVDLPLDRVDLANRITLWKEITPCDEVDDQPDLGDLMFSLGYLPSAERLTVVILKARNLRPADDSKKILDPYVKVSLFHDGKRCKKKKTTTQRGTINPVFNEALTFNVTREILKSVTLEFTVMNDNILGQKENLGSVVIGPQSKGDEAAHIRDMIASKTAVAMWHSLIPLRSE
- the LOC143242560 gene encoding synaptotagmin-5-like isoform X2; this translates as MKSDNFLVNRVSLVFCGLEEREDISFEATVPFPYQKALNCSVMTSSSMGGLSTATSAAVYTCISLFLAILIGILFYVLCSKRYKLNWFEKLNLAVAEETEKVLPSTSTETGSISSATEVTQLTTTSGVSRFFRPQGSDGPPSAASGNFWVPYGVHKEGAVDEVTADYSGESVPGTPLTPLGTKISPFVLSQIGSSTAERGVSPLIKYVQPSPLPSSPVRSRLTSMYTKLDHTKFNTAMYQTEEAASSTDTSNDKSRGSLQFSVVYNTQFSLLCVRLIQIRDLIPSDFSGTADPYAKIWLLPDSRDVRKSSVRRKTLNPHFEEDFVFDVSPAELRERTLEILVYDYDQYSRHVCMGKVDLPLDRVDLANRITLWKEITPCDEVDDQPDLGDLMFSLGYLPSAERLTVVILKARNLRPADDSKKILDPYVKVSLFHDGKRCKKKKTTTQRGTINPVFNEALTFNVTREILKSVTLEFTVMNDNILGQKENLGSVVIGPQSKGDEAAHIRDMIASKTAVAMWHSLIPLRSE
- the LOC143242560 gene encoding synaptotagmin-5-like isoform X1 — translated: MSFFSHCYHNNCRYDAFLLFTSKREDISFEATVPFPYQKALNCSVMTSSSMGGLSTATSAAVYTCISLFLAILIGILFYVLCSKRYKLNWFEKLNLAVAEETEKVLPSTSTETGSISSATEVTQLTTTSGVSRFFRPQGSDGPPSAASGNFWVPYGVHKEGAVDEVTADYSGESVPGTPLTPLGTKISPFVLSQIGSSTAERGVSPLIKYVQPSPLPSSPVRSRLTSMYTKLDHTKFNTAMYQTEEAASSTDTSNDKSRGSLQFSVVYNTQFSLLCVRLIQIRDLIPSDFSGTADPYAKIWLLPDSRDVRKSSVRRKTLNPHFEEDFVFDVSPAELRERTLEILVYDYDQYSRHVCMGKVDLPLDRVDLANRITLWKEITPCDEVDDQPDLGDLMFSLGYLPSAERLTVVILKARNLRPADDSKKILDPYVKVSLFHDGKRCKKKKTTTQRGTINPVFNEALTFNVTREILKSVTLEFTVMNDNILGQKENLGSVVIGPQSKGDEAAHIRDMIASKTAVAMWHSLIPLRSE